The genomic stretch GAGGCTGCTTACAGAGGTGGATCAGTCCAGCACAAAGCACCTGCAGTTCCACAACAACTGAGGCAGAGTGTTTGGAAAAGGCAAATGACATGTTTTCCTTTATtggcatttttaatttgttttaaatttaaaagtaacatggttattgaaaaaagaaatttcaaacaaTACACAggtatataaagtaaaaagtccATTCCCCTTTGGTTTCCCgtttccccatccctccccctagTAAACATTTTCCATCCGAACTTTATTCTGTATAtttacagacagacagacagacagacaggaaatAAACTTTTCCGTGCACATGCCCGGCCTCCTCTGCAGGGAGCTTCAGCTTGTTCAGTGTGGGCACCTTCCTCTGGTCTGGGGGCCTCGCGCCCTGAGCATTTGCCCAGCGCTCTCTCTTCCCGGGGAGGGGACATCTGTTCCTGGGCATTGTGGGACTCTTCCCCAGGCTCACTTTGGGGGGCCATCTCCGGCTGTcccacagagagtcccagggacCTGAGGACCTCGAAGGTCTCCCTCATGGCAACCCAGGATAACTCCTCCTGGGGATCCGGCCACAGACCCTGCAGGTCTCTCAGAGCCAGCACCAGCCCTTCATCTAGATGGGAACATCTAGatgttggatggatggagagatggatggatagatagatagatagataggatgagtgaatgaatgaatgaattttttaaggGGCTCCTACTCTACATGCTTTTCTAGAACTTCCTTTTTCACCTAATCATGGCCATGAATAAACATCTTTTCAGGACAATATGAATTGCTCTACCatgttctttttaatgactgcatagaGTTCCTTCCCAGGGCAGCTCATAGTCTGtggtttatttaaccattccctattgatggatatttggattgtttctgaaattttactGTCATAAATAGAGTTGCTGAATAACTTCTACCTTTATCCATGCTCacttgagttgattttttttttttttttggctgtattgggtctttgttgctgtgcgtgggctttctctagttgcggctagcgggggctgctcttccttgcggtgcgcgggctactcagtgcggtggcttctcttgttgcggagcacgggctctaggtgcacggacgtcagtagttgtggcgtgagggctcagtagttgtggctcgcgggctctagagcacaggctcagcagttgtggcgcacaggtgtagttgctccat from Balaenoptera musculus isolate JJ_BM4_2016_0621 chromosome 3, mBalMus1.pri.v3, whole genome shotgun sequence encodes the following:
- the LOC118891951 gene encoding zinc finger protein 467-like, which translates into the protein MRETFEVLRSLGLSVGQPEMAPQSEPGEESHNAQEQMSPPREERALGKCSGREAPRPEEGAHTEQAEAPCRGGRACARKSLFPRLNECLEMDCDFKN